The genomic stretch AGGAAAATCTCAATGTCGCATTGCGGTCTAAAACGCGCTGACTGGGTATAAAACAAGTTGCTTTCATCTCGAGACGCGCCagtctctctgctgctgctgcttaGCGACATGCGGCTGGAGCAGCCCTCgcagcgacgctgcgcgccgtGTGTGTCGTAAAGCCGGCCGAGCGCTCGTGCCGCCGTTCCTCTCTCGGAAAACGAGTCGTCCCCCGCGCATCCTCACTCGTTTCTCGGTAATGCGCCCCAGTTGACAATTCCGTTGTCCAGTCGTGTCGCCTCCATGATGCATGGGCTTGTTTCAGATGGAGGCCAATGACATGTGGCTGCACCTGACGGGGGCTGTGTCCCTCGGAGCACCAGAGCCGGGCGCAGGAGACCAGCTACGCGAGCGTACTGCGGCGCACACAacgagacgccgacgccaaCAACTGTTTAGGGTTTAAGATTTAGGGCCATGTAAGCCGGTTGGCCATAATTTGACTCCGGCGCAAGCGCTAGCCTCTTCAGCGGTTGCGCTtgtctcggcggcgccccacAACAGGGAACTGCGGCAGGATACATCGAGCCCCGTGGCTCGCCGGTGAAGGGCAACAACTGTGGAGACGTTGCATCTTGATGGCAGACGATCGAAGGTAGAGTCGTGATGCGTCACGAATATCCAAATAATGAAAAGGAGGCAGCTAGCGAACCACGAATGCGACAGTTCGCTCTATTGTTAGAAATGAACCTTTGGAGCCAAGAGGGACTTCCTCTCACGGCCCCTTCCTCGCTTCCATGACAAATGTATGGGTTCTGGTTCAACTAGCACCCAGTATTGGAACGCTACTACACTCGTATATCCCCAGGGTAGCCTACTACCCACCGAGGAAacgggaggggaggggggggggagcgggcgGAGCCTGCTATATTTCGTGAGCAAGTCTGTAGGTGCAGTGTCCTCTTGGACTATCCCCCGTCCAGCGAGACAGCGTAATGACTTGTCAAGCGCAAAAGGCTTCGAATTGCTTTCGCCCTGTTTCGGTTGAGGCACGGCGACGATGAAGAAAAGGCGCTCTCTTTTGAGTCATCGCCGGCGTTACAACACCAGCCCTCTTACTTTCTGGATCGTGAGAGAATATAAGATCCGTTGGTGCGGGTGTGACACCTACTATGGAAACGCTGTCTACCCACTATCACTGTACTGTACCACACATTGCAGTGTGTACACCGTAGCGCACTCGAGACCTCAAGATCCGCCCGCCCGCGTAAACCAACCCCCCAGATACGTCGAACGCTCGAACCGTTTCGCTTGCTGCAGTCTCCTTCCGTTTCAAGAGCCGCTGTCGAGAGGAATGGAAAGGCGGATTCCGCGCGTCAGGAGGCAGGAAGAAGGTAGAATACTAACATGCTAAAAGTCGATGACGCACATCGCAGCTATTTGAGCCACGGACGCCAATCATGTTCCAACAACAACCTTGTTCTCAGCCGCCCATGTTCAGGCTCGCTCGATCTCGCCCGCATCACCTTCCTCCCGTCACCCTCGTGGAGCTGTAAATCACAGCACTTCAGCCCCCCTGCGAATGAGGAGATCGCACAAGACacgggcgcagctgcttcggcCGCTGTTCCGAGAGTGTTTCACTGTTGGCACTAGCGAGCCCACGCGGAGCGGCCTTCGTTGAGGGGCCTCCACACAGTATAGCTGTATTGATATACTCATCTCTGTTACCCCCCGCAAGCCGTCAAAGTGACCCGTGACGGCTTCCGTGTCGCTGCGTCTATcatgccgcgcgccgaggttTGAGTCGGTGTGCGGACGTGCTggagcgcatgcacgcggaaAAGGGGGGTAAATTCACTCGTGACATCGCATCATATTTTCCCCTCAGCGACGCCACGTGTGAATCCAAGCTCGAGACGAAAGGAGTCACGGGTTTCCTCATTTCAGCCGGTGCCTTCGGCTCACCTTTGGCACGGCCTTCCGTAGCTCTTGTGCTTGACCGGGTTCCGCTCAACTCGCGAGACAGGCGTGCATGTCTAGAAGAAGGCTATTGCCGTTTCTCGCGTTTGGCATGCCGCACAGGTCAGCTAGCGGCCAAGTATGTCATTTGCAGTTGGCCTGAGTCACTTCCGTTCCTTGGCGCCGTCATTTCCACCGTTTTCTGACGGGTGCCTCAGCTGTGCCCGTCTCGTTGAATCTCTCAACTGCGACTGCAGAGTCGCTCAGTCGCCTTTCCCGCCCTCTGCTTCACCCGCCACTCCCCTCGGTGCCGCGAGTGGGATGTGCCGTGATGCGGTGTTGAGAAGCCCCAATTTGCTCTTTTTTTCTGAAGCTTTCCACGGCATCCGCGCTCTGCTGTCTGCAGTCGCCGGCACGCGCCTGGTTGTGTCGGGCTCTTGCGCGTAATTTTGGGGGCAAATTTTGGAGCGGCAACCCGACGGAGTGCGGAGATCTAGTCTTCCAGGAGGTACTTCTCACTCGTGCTGGCGGCACAAGGCTTCGTGAGCGTATGTCAGTGAGCATGTTACTCTGGAGAGTCGCCCGCGGTGATCTGAAGCCTGTCCGCTGGCTCACTTAGTCCCCTGGCGTTGTGCATCCCTTGTTTCCTTTTCCCCCGCTCTATCCGTACTCTCCGGGGAAGCACTTTGTAACTCGCGGCACATACACACGACAGGAGTAGACCGGCGTGCAGAGATGCAGTGTTGCCGTTTTTGACTCGAGTCTGGAGCCTTTTGGATTTCGTTCGAAGCGGTTGCTTCGCACCGGGGAGGCACGAGAAGCACGGCTGCGACTGGCGTGTGCcacagagagcggcgggctgcgcgaACGCACTGACACTCCGAGGCCATGGCGACAggcagcgcagaagacggACTGCTGTCGTTTTCGCGTCATGTGTAGTTTCCCCCGTAGATGTTGGCTGCGTCAACAAGCAGCGTATTTTACTTGGTTGCTTTCATAGCCTTGGCGGGCGCCGAAATCCACAGACCTGCGTAGCGAGAGGCGGCACCGAGAGAGGACTCAGGAAGGGAGTCTGAAAGaggcgcagacagaggcagaagcgaTCTTACCAGCGACTGGAAGTGAGAGcaacgcggagaaggccgggcgcgcgccggagccgcGCCGGGAGAGGCAAGCCTGAGTGAGTAGCTGCGGTTCAGGGCCGCACTCTTCTGCCACAGAGCTCCGCGAGAAGTCGTCCCACCCTGGACTTCGTCTTGGCGTCCTGTGTCACGCGCAACGCCTGAACTGCATCGTCTAGGCCTCAcgacggcgtcgtcggctCCGTGCACAGTAGGAGTGAAAATGTTTtggggcgcggagaccgacCCCTCCTCCAGAACGCGACatgtcgccctcctccttcgGGCGTCGCAGAGCCACGAGCAGAGGCGGGAAGTCCCTGCGGTCTCCGGCTGTGCGGCGCGCTCTCGAGACGCCCTCGagaggggcgacgacggcgacgcgcaggacgcagagccgcgaggccgctcgcagagagagaggaacctCCCGCCGCCTTGGCAGCTGCGCCGTTTAGTGGACAGGCAAGACAGATGCGGCGAGCCGACcgacgctgccggcgcgcagcccgcaCAGAgccggggcgcggcgcccctgcGAACCAGGATCTACgtggccgcggaggcgcgccctgcgccgcctcgagaGCTCTCAGACCAGCCTGACGAGGTGGTGACTGCCTTGACAAACGCCTCAGTGCCGACTGTCCCATCgacccgcctgcggcggctgcggtgTCTCTGTCcgtggcgacgacgagacgcTCGAGGCGAAGCCCCCCTCCCAGGAGACGCCCGCACGGGTTCCTGCCGGTGCTCCAATAtctgccttctcctctgcttcacGGCTCTCAATACGCTGTTCTTCGCCACCGCGCAAGGCCCCATCTTCGACGCCTACCTCTTTGTCGTCGGAAACAGCTCCAACGTGTATGTCGCCAGAAAagtcttctcctctgccgcaggcggcgaaggctgcgCTCCGCCGAAGCCGACCCTCCCtcactcccccccccctctccccccccatGTGCCTGTAGTTCGGACTCATCGTCAGCGTTCTGCGAACTATAATGTCTCTGCTTATTCGGTTTGAGGTATAcagctctgctgctgcaccgGGGCCGTATTCATGCGCCGTGCTTGGATGTCGCGAAAGTCGAGTTAGCGTCCGATCGACGTCGAGAGCTTCCTCCCTGCGTCTCCCCGGCTTCGTTTGCTGAGCGTTTTTGAGCGTTCTGCGGACGGTGTCGCCGCTTGAGtcctccctcttctctcaCATACGGCAGTTCTGAGTTTCACCTGCGTTTTCTTTCAGGTGGGtcggagaggcggagagcgtgTCTGGCCTGACCAGCCTCCTGGTGGCTGTGCCCGTGGGCATGGCTGTCGACCGCTTCGATCGGAGCAAAGTATGCAAGGTGCGTtttccgcgtgcgcgcgtttCCCGGGAGTCGCTGGCTGATACGCGCACGCTGTTTCCCGAGCGCTCTGCGTCTCAACACAAACCAGTTTTCGTATCGGGCTGCGTGTGCCCGCTGGCGCCGGTgtgcgtcgcggccgtctgcCTTCCGCATCATCCCGCCCGTCTCGCGCCCATGGAGACACACGTCACGCGTACATCGCAGCGGACTGCACTGGAGACAGCCCATGGCTTCTTTGTTGCGCGTTTGCTTTCCTCCCGGTTTTTGTAGGTTGCAGCGTGCATGACGTTCttggcgtccgccgccaccACCGTGGGCTGCTCCGCGGACAGCAtccctctgctgctgctgtcgctctTTCTGTGGGGCGTGACTTGGGAGCTgtcgagcagcgcgagcttcGCCATCTTCACCGACTCCATGGCGCCTGCAGATCGACCGTACTGGTTCATCGTGAAAGGCAAGTcgagagcggaagaaaaTGGCGCGCTTTTGGAGGGATCTGACCAGCGAATTTGGGAATGCCGACATGCACGCGCGTGGGCAAGGTAGAAAGCTCTAGATCTGTAACTCTGTGAACGGAACCGCGCCAGGCGTGCATTCGTGGCTACCCGCTCAAGCATGCGTCAacgctcctctgcggcgccggacACCTGGCCGCCCATGTAGAAAGCGTGAAAACTAGTTTGAAGAGTCAAGGCACACCATGTAGGGACCCGCGTACCCGCTCAAGAACCTGTAAGTAACGCAGGCTGTCTGTTCCAGCAAAAGGCTGTTGCGGAGGATTGCCTGGCGGTGAGGCGCGCCGATGTGCGCGTGAATTGCCTCGCGTGTTGTGCGGTCACGTGTCTGTGCATCGTTGTCTCAGGCGTGGTGAGCACGTTTGCCAGTGCGATTGGGCCGCTGCTGATGGCGCTCTATTTTCGcctcgaaggcgacgacTGGAAGCTCCCAATCCTGCACAGAGCCGTCGTTGCCGGCACGCTGCTATGTGGACCGAGTGCGGGCGCCGTGCTTTCGCTTGTGCGGAGACCAGAGGAGGatcgcccgccttcgccctcggctgcctccctccctgccttccgcgtctcttcgtccgcgcatgcgttccatgcgcctgcagccgcactCGCAGGCGGACGGGAGGCACATCATCGAGGCACGCCAGCCGCGTGTGGATGCAGAGAAGGGGAACTCTGTGGCGATCGAGAAcacacagacgcgcgcgcgagaggtgCACGGCGGGACACGCGGCGGTGCTCCCGACAcacaggcggaggagccgcatACGGAGCAGGAGACTACACACCGGAGCGTGCGCCTCTGGGAAGCACAGGGGAGTGGTGCCAGCTCTCAGAGTGTCGCGAAAGTGAAGCAAGGGGGACGCCAAAACGCCAGAGAGcggcagagagccgcggcggggagaACGAACCCGAGGACGACGTCGAAGTCGCCTTGCTCGAGAagccttccgcgtcctcgcacTCGCTTCGAGTCTCCTTGAGCGCTGTgctcgcccgcagaggcttctccgcgcgagaCATCGGGCGTCTGAACACGTGCAAAaggccgagcgccgcgcccgcggtgcCTCTGGCGCATGGGGCCTCTTTGGTacgcaggcagcgccaggGATGTGGGGAGGCAGAAGGCCCTTCAGAAGATGCCGAAACGATTAACACTTTCCACGTGGGGTCGGGAACAGTCGACGCTCTCTGCCACCAGGTCGTGGCGCCCACTGTCCGTCGGGCGAGTGGAGCACTGCGATCGGTGGAGAACGCGCCCTTGGATGGTGAGCATCTTtcgcgcggcgagtctcgctgcggctcgcaccgccgcatccgcgggagacgcacagtcggcgctggcctcgcgcgcagcggccgccgggaCAGCGGAGGCCTTCAGCTATCCAGGAAAACAAGGGAAGCGTGGCGTCCTGCGTTTCGGTGTTGCGTCCCTGCCGAGCCGTTGTGCGCGTGTGAATTGTCTGGGAATTCCGCGTTTCGGTGGAATGAGAAAAGAGCGCAAATTTGCTTGATCCTCGTCCGGCTCGGTCGACATCAGCCTTGCCTGCGCCCACCGGTGTGGGCCTGAGAGgctttctctgcagagggatgccgcggcgcgctggcatGTGCGCCATGGCCGCAGCTGTCGTCTCATGTGCGCAGGAACAGAGTGCGTGTGCGGCTCGCCTGCACGATAGAGGCGGTCGCTGACTTGTGGCAATCTTCCCACTTGTCCATGTGCGGCTGGCCGCGTTGCTTCTCGCTTGCGTCATGGGTTTTGTGcgtggcgctcgcgtctgcatgTTCTGCGTTCGTCTGTGCTGCTGTTCGCGCTGGTGCAGGGCGTCCGCCGGCCGCCACTGAGGCCATTCGCCAGCCAGTTGCACCCTCGCTTGCGTCTCTAGTGCTGATCTCGGCGCCCTCTCTGCGGTGGCGATCCCGCGAGTCAGACGAACCGGCCGTGGAATCTGCAGTGCCTGCCGACGGCGCGaagtcgctccgcgcgctccgctGCGCGACCGCGTCGGCGGAGCTCCCTCAGAACCCGTCGGAGCCCTGTGGGGCCTCGCATTTGGACCTGCAAgacccgcgaggcggcggtggACGAAAGAAGGTGCACGAGGTTCCTTTTTCAGTGGCGGAGACAACGGACGCGTACTCGTCGTGTCCAGGGGCGTCGATGGACAcgtcctctcgctcctcctcgtgcttctcgtctcctcgcgcgtcagCGTCCCCGCCCACGCCTGCCTGCTTGGCATGTTCTGCGCGGCGTGGGCACGCTGCGCTtgaggctgctgcgcctgcgggcagTCCGTCGAGTGTGTCTCcgttctctccctccgcgtcttcgccgccccgccccctcgcggcgcctccggggGGGGCGCCTTCTCAGggttccgcctcctcgtgggAGACCTGTCTAGGCTGCGTAGAGCCGAGCGCGTTcatcgccgccgtcgagtgCGGGCTGCCGCTGACTGCAGAGAGTCACGCCGCAGGCACAGAAAATTCCTACatctcgcggccgctgctggatgacgagcgcgagcctccccgccccgcggaggcagggACTGATCAAGACGAAGAGTGGCAAGCGGCGCTCTCCCGCACACAGAGGCAAGCAGAAAACGAAACGCGCGGAAAAAGAGCGTTGGCGAGCGATGCAGACGCTTTCCAGCAAACGTTGGCgcgggggtgggggggggggagcgggggcGGCACGGTCTTGCTGTCTTGTCTTTGCTGCGTTTGCATAGTCGTCCCTGAAGCGAGCTTCGTTGGCGATTACTCAGTTACACGCATCTACATCCTGTGTGTTCCGTACTCGTCTTGCTGGCCTGCTCCACTACGTTCATCTCACGTACTGCGCCGCATTCCTCTACATCCAGGCATGTGAGTTACACACCCATATACGTcgtgcgcctcttctgcgtgtgGACTGCCTGGTTGCCTTCGAGCCGCGCTTCGCGTTTCTCGCTCCGCGTCCCTGCGTCGCGTAGGAGTCCCCATACCTG from Besnoitia besnoiti strain Bb-Ger1 chromosome X, whole genome shotgun sequence encodes the following:
- a CDS encoding hypothetical protein (encoded by transcript BESB_016950), with translation MFWGAETDPSSRTRHVALLLRASQSHEQRREVPAVSGCAARSRDALERGDDGDAQDAEPRGRSQRERNLPPPWQLRRLVDRQDRCGEPTDAAGAQPAQSRGAAPLRTRIYVAAEARPAPPRELSDQPDEVVTALTNASVPTVPSTRLRRLRCLCPWRRRDARGEAPLPGDARTGSCRCSNICLLLCFTALNTLFFATAQGPIFDAYLFVVGNSSNVWVGEAESVSGLTSLLVAVPVGMAVDRFDRSKVCKVAACMTFLASAATTVGCSADSIPLLLLSLFLWGVTWELSSSASFAIFTDSMAPADRPYWFIVKGKSRAEENGALLEGSDQRIWECRHARAWASAIGPLLMALYFRLEGDDWKLPILHRAVVAGTLLCGPSAGAVLSLVRRPEEDRPPSPSAASLPAFRVSSSAHAFHAPAAALAGGREAHHRGTPAACGCREGELCGDREHTDARARGARRDTRRCSRHTGGGAAYGAGDYTPERAPLGSTGEWCQLSECRESEARGTPKRQRAAESRGGENEPEDDVEVALLEKPSASSHSLRVSLSAVLARRGFSARDIGRLNTCKRPSAAPAVPLAHGASLVRRQRQGCGEAEGPSEDAETINTFHVGSGTVDALCHQVVAPTVRRASGALRSVENAPLDGRPPAATEAIRQPVAPSLASLVLISAPSLRWRSRESDEPAVESAVPADGAKSLRALRCATASAELPQNPSEPCGASHLDLQDPRGGGGRKKVHEVPFSVAETTDAYSSCPGASMDTSSRSSSCFSSPRASASPPTPACLACSARRGHAALEAAAPAGSPSSVSPFSPSASSPPRPLAAPPGGAPSQGSASSWETCLGCVEPSAFIAAVECGLPLTAESHAAGTENSYISRPLLDDEREPPRPAEAGTDQDEEWQAALSRTQRQAENETRGKRALASDADAFQQTLARGMIPFIVAVSDIVRAIGAGMTVQFFPLFFKEIYFFRPLDLCFLATAYAVGIGLFMLIGERLSKLVGRACAAMLFCLGGLVMLLSMCVVQRLSVMLVCYLLRGALQNAVGPLTRSIIMDFTRKANRGKWNAVESFSSTLWSGSALVGGFLANRDYRFAFFVTAVLYAISWMIFMPVVFLMPAAEKLLRSARPADPTAGSLVSSAAPLSASPPPSTTSPALEPSASPAELSAPTP